DNA sequence from the Parascardovia denticolens DSM 10105 = JCM 12538 genome:
TTTCCGACCGCGGCCGCTTCGAACCCGTTGTGCGCACGGCCATCGCCGCCGCCCGCGCCGGCTACGTAACCACCATCGGCATCACCCCTGATGGGCCATCCACCGCATTCGGATACATCCACCAGGGGGGCCACTTGGAGGGCAAGTCTTTGCAGGGCGAGGGCCAGGCTTACCGTGTCCGGCGCTTCGTGGAGAAGCCGGATGCCGCTACCGCCGCCGGCTACCTCGCCCAAGGCGGCTACCTGTGGAACGCCGGCATGTTCATCATGAAGGCCGGCGTCCTGCTGGACCACGTGGAGCGCCTGCATCCGGACATGTTCCAACAGATCCAATCCATCGTCGCCGCCTGGGACACCCCCGCCCAAGAGGAAACCGTGGCTGCTATCTGGCCGCGGATCGAGAAGATCGCCTTCGACTACGCCATCGCCGAACCGGTCTCCGCCGAGGGCGGGGTGGCGGTGGTCCCCGGGGACTTCGGCTGGAACGACATCGGCGATTTCGGCTCCCTTTCCGCCTATATCCCCGCGGTCGATGAGGCCGGGAACCGGATTTTGGAATCCGGCAAGAGGATCGTGAAACTGATCTCAATAGACTCGAAAAATAACCTGCTTGTTCGGGATAAGTCGAGTGAAGAGTCGGCGAAAACTATCGCCCTGATTGGCGTGGAAGACTTTGCTATCGTCGACACCGAAGACGCCTTGTTGGTCATGCCAAAATCCCAAGCTCAAAAAGTGAAGAAGGCGTCCGGACTCGCCGAAAAAGCCTAGCCGGGCAGCGTCCGTCATCAAAGAAAAAGAACGTTCAAATCCCCGAGAATTAGCCATTCTCCAGGCGACACACAGTGTCCTTTCAAGCCGATACCATAGTATGCGTAACCGAACGGCGCTGGCGGTTCAAGCTGCGGCGCTTGACAAGGGCTTTGCGAACGGCGCAAGGCTGTAGAAAGGGACCTCAATGTCTATCAATCCTCCCGTGGATGCACAGAAGACCCAGGCTTGGGCCAATTTGCAGAAGCATTTCGACCAGTTGCAGAAGGATGGCATCAACCTGCGCCAGTGGTTCGCACAGGATTCTCAGCGTGTGCAGAGCCTGAGCTTTGACGCCGGCGACCTTCATTTCGACCTGTCCAAGAACCTGGTGAACGCTGAAACCATGCGCCTGCTGGCCCAGCTCGGCCACGAGGTCGGCCTGGAGCAGCGCATCCAGGACCAGTACCATGGCGTGCACATCAACAACACCGAAGACCGCGCCGTGCTCCACACCGCCTTGCGTCGCCCCGCTTCCGATGAAGGCAAGTTCGTCGTTGACGGTCAGGACACGGTCAAGGACGTCCGCGAAGTTCTGGACAAAATCTACGCCTTCGCCAACAAGGTCCGCTCCGGCGAGTGGGTCGGCGTGACCGGCAAGAGGATCGAGACCGTGGTCAACATCGGCATCGGCGGCTCCGACCTGGGTCCCAACATGGCCTACGAAGCCCTCAAGCCTTACGCAGACGCCGGCATCTTCGCCCGTTACGTCTCCAACATCGACCCCAACGACCTGGCCGAGAAGACCAAGGGCCTCAACCCCGAGACCACCCTCTTCATCATCGTTTCCAAGACTTTCACCACTCTGGAGACCTTGACCAACGCCCGTTGCGCCCGCACTTGGCTGCTTGACTCCCTCCAGGCCCGAGGAGCCATCGACGGCTCCGATGAGCAGAAGGCCGACGCCATCAGCAAGCACTTCGTGGCCGTTTCCACCGCTTTGGACAAGGTCGCCGCCTTCGGCATCGACCCCACCAACGCCTTCGGCTTCTGGAACTGGGTCGGCGGCCGCTACTCCGTGGATTCCGCCGTCGGCACCTCCCTGGCCGTGGTCTTCGGGCCGGAGAACTTCGAGAAGTTCCTCCAGGGCTTCCATGCCATTGACGACTACTTCGTCAACACCCCGCTGGAGCAGAACGTGGTGGCTCTCATGGGCCTCATGAACGTGTGGTACGTGAACTTCTTCGGCGCCCACTCCCACGCCGTCCTGCCTTATGATCAGTACCTGCACCGCTTCCCCGCCTATCTGCAGCAGCTGACCATGGAGTCCAACGGCAAGTCCGTGCGCTGGGATGGCACCCCCGTCACTTATCAGACCGGCGAGATTTTCTGGGGCGAGCCCGGCACCAACGGCCAGCACGCCTTCTATCAGCTGATTCACCAAGGCACCCGTCTGATTCCCGCTGACTTCATCGCTTTCGCCAACACCCCCAACCCCACTAAGGATGGGGACCAGGACGTGCACGAGCTCTTCCTGGCCAACTACCTGGCACAGACCCGTGCTCTGGCCTTCGGCAAGACCGCCGATGAAGTGCGCGCTGAAGGGACCGCCGAGGCCATCGTGCCCGCCCGCGTCTTCTCCGGCAACCGTCCCACCACCTCCATCTTCGGTGACGCTCTGACCCCCTTCTCCTTGGGTGAGCTGATCGCTCTCTACGAGCACATCACACTGGTGGAAGGCACTGTTTGGGGTCTGGATTCCTACGATCAGTGGGGCGTGGAGCTGGGCAAGGTCCTGGCCAAGGAAATCACCCCCGCCATCTCCAAGGATGACAACGCCCTGGCCGCTCAGGACGCTTCCACCCAGTCCCTGATCCGCTTCTACCGCGCTCATCGCCGGTAAAGCGGGCTGGCTCAGAGCTGTCTGAGAACTGCCGTATAGCTGATATTGGCTGAGGCTGTCTTATGATCGACTTAGGGATGTCTACTGGCTGAGAGCTGTTGTAGGTATCGATAGCAGCCGAAAATAGCGGCCGAATATGGAAAGACCCCGGATAAAACCGGGGTCTTTCTCGTCCTAATTTATTTAATCTTTAATCTTTAACTTTTAACTTTTAATCTTACTTTCGCCTACTATTTATCTATTACTTTATCTATCCTTTATTTTCTGCTTTGTCAACTTTCTGCTTATCTTTCTCCCCGTTGGAAGGGCCGAACGGTGAGAATTTTCGTATTCGGATTGCTGCAGCCGATGTATCCCTTACCTTTGAGGGGGATGGTCAAAGCCTTGGTCTGATCCGGCGGGTAGACCATCAGCGTGTCCGCCGTGATGGGGGAGCAGGCGGAGGAGTCGAAGAGGTCGGCGTGGACGATCCGCAGCTCGGCGTGGGCGGACTGACCCGGCTGGAGCCTGACGGTGGTGGGGGAGACGGAGGAATCCATGGTGGCCGCCGCCCCGATTTGCTTGCCTTTGGCCAGCAGGGAGACCCCGGCGTAACCGCGGACGGTGCAAGAGCGCGAGCCGGTGTTGGTCAGGACCAGGTAGGGGTAGCTGCTGCCGGCGCCTGAGCCGGAGCCGAAGGTCAGTTTGGCGCTCAGCTCGTCGCTGGAGCATTCGCCCGCAGTGGCCGCATGACCACCTTTCGGGTTTGAAGGGCGTGCGGAGGTCGAGGACTTGCCTTGGCCCTCTGAGCCTTTCGATTGGGGGGAAGACGAGCCCTTCCCCCCGGTTGAGGGGGACGAGGGCGTCGAGGAAGACGAGGAAGACGAGGTTTGGGAGCTGGTCGATTCTCCACCTGTCTGATTGTTGGCGGAGGATGATCCGCACGCGGACAAGGGGGCGATCAAAAAGGCGCAAATCGCTAGCAGGGTGGCGGACGATTTCGTCGCCTGGCACATCCACTTTGATGCATGATGATGAATCATAAACCCATCATACCTTCGTTTTCGCGGTGCGTCGAGACACGGGCACGCGCGAGTTTTCTGTCTGTGAGAAGGGGTATAGTGAAATCATTCATCCCTCGTGGACGTGAATTTGCCGCCGATGTCAGGTGCGGCAAATATTTCCGGCAGAACTCCCTGAAAGGGCTTATTCTGTCTACTTATCCGAACTATGAAAGGGTTAGTCCCGTGGCACAAAGCCAAGATCTTTCTACTATGAAGCTGACAGAGCTCCGCGAGACCGCGAAGAAAATGGGGCTCAAGAACGTGTCCGTCCTGCGTAAGGCGGATTTGATCAGCACGATTGAAGGAGCACGCAGGGACGCGTTGGCCGCCGCCGGCGCTGATATGACGGGAATGACGGCGCCTGCCGCATCTTCATCTTCCTCCGCGGCCACTGCCGGGTCGGCTCCTGTCAACTCGGCTTCAACCGAGCCTGCTTCAACCGAGCCTGCTTCAACCGAGTCTGCAAAGGCGGGCTCGGCTTCTGCCGGCTCAGCCGCTGCTGGCTCATCCGCTGCTGATTCAGCGAACACGAACCCGGCGAACGCCGCTAACTTGGCGAACGCCACCGATTCGGCGAGAGCCGCCACTTTTTCATCTGGAGCTGACGACGATTTTCGACAGTCCCGGCATTCCAACGATTTTAACGGCCGTGAAGAGTCCAGCGTGAACAGGTCGGACCGCTCTGACCGCGCCGATTATGGCAACCATGGGGATAGGACTGAGCGTGGCGAGCGGGCCGAACATACCGACCGCGCGGCTCGTTTCGACTATTCTGACCGGGATCGGTCCGAATATTCCGGCAACCGGAGCTCCAGCCATCGCCCTGGCCGTCGCGTCAACGTTCGGCGTGCCCGGAAGGGTGAAGAGACCATCCCGCGCGTGCGCGTCTCCCGTTTTGGCGACGAGCCTCAGAAGCCGGAAGGCGACCTGCTGGATACCTTGGGTATCAAGCTTCCCATTCCCGACGAGCAGGATTCCCGTTCTGACCGCTCCTCGCACGACCTGGACACTGCTCCTCGTCGCCGTCGCAACCGGAACGACGACCGCTCCCAGGACGATCAGGGGGACGGTTCCGACCGTCTGGCCCGTCTGAACGCCGATCTGGACAATCTTCTGGCCGCCATCCCCGACCGGTCCGGAGCCGAAGGGACCGTTCGTAATGCCGGCCTCTCTCGTGATGACGAGACGGATTTCGGACGGCGTCCCCACGAATCCCGTTCGTATTCCGACCATGATCTCCGCTTGGATCGGTCCTCCGACCGCGGAGACCGTAACGACCGCAATGCTCGCGGGGGGCGCGATGATCGTGGTGATCGTAACGAGAGGAACGACCACAGTGACCGTTCCGAGCGAACCGACCGTGGTGATCGCACTGATAGGTCCGACCGCTATAATCGCTCCGACCGGATGGATCGCTCTTCCGATCGCGTCGATCGCATGGACCGGCCCGACCATGATCAGCCCCTGAATCGTCGCAATCGCAAGAACCGCAATCACGAGGCCGAAGACCAACAGCCCGAGTTCTTGGTGCCCGTCGCCGGCATCGTCGATATCCTCGATTCCT
Encoded proteins:
- a CDS encoding mannose-1-phosphate guanylyltransferase, giving the protein MGSLENSAEYCHDQDADDRHDAGPCPDFYALIPAGGVGSRLWPLSRADKPKFLYDLTGCGRTMIQDTVDRLVPLCGAEHLAISTGLRHVDAVMRQLPGLAPSQIFAEPIGRDSMTAITLGTAILAKRHGQDIIVGSFAADQVVSDRGRFEPVVRTAIAAARAGYVTTIGITPDGPSTAFGYIHQGGHLEGKSLQGEGQAYRVRRFVEKPDAATAAGYLAQGGYLWNAGMFIMKAGVLLDHVERLHPDMFQQIQSIVAAWDTPAQEETVAAIWPRIEKIAFDYAIAEPVSAEGGVAVVPGDFGWNDIGDFGSLSAYIPAVDEAGNRILESGKRIVKLISIDSKNNLLVRDKSSEESAKTIALIGVEDFAIVDTEDALLVMPKSQAQKVKKASGLAEKA
- the pgi gene encoding glucose-6-phosphate isomerase, with translation MSINPPVDAQKTQAWANLQKHFDQLQKDGINLRQWFAQDSQRVQSLSFDAGDLHFDLSKNLVNAETMRLLAQLGHEVGLEQRIQDQYHGVHINNTEDRAVLHTALRRPASDEGKFVVDGQDTVKDVREVLDKIYAFANKVRSGEWVGVTGKRIETVVNIGIGGSDLGPNMAYEALKPYADAGIFARYVSNIDPNDLAEKTKGLNPETTLFIIVSKTFTTLETLTNARCARTWLLDSLQARGAIDGSDEQKADAISKHFVAVSTALDKVAAFGIDPTNAFGFWNWVGGRYSVDSAVGTSLAVVFGPENFEKFLQGFHAIDDYFVNTPLEQNVVALMGLMNVWYVNFFGAHSHAVLPYDQYLHRFPAYLQQLTMESNGKSVRWDGTPVTYQTGEIFWGEPGTNGQHAFYQLIHQGTRLIPADFIAFANTPNPTKDGDQDVHELFLANYLAQTRALAFGKTADEVRAEGTAEAIVPARVFSGNRPTTSIFGDALTPFSLGELIALYEHITLVEGTVWGLDSYDQWGVELGKVLAKEITPAISKDDNALAAQDASTQSLIRFYRAHRR
- a CDS encoding DUF4232 domain-containing protein, whose translation is MIHHHASKWMCQATKSSATLLAICAFLIAPLSACGSSSANNQTGGESTSSQTSSSSSSSTPSSPSTGGKGSSSPQSKGSEGQGKSSTSARPSNPKGGHAATAGECSSDELSAKLTFGSGSGAGSSYPYLVLTNTGSRSCTVRGYAGVSLLAKGKQIGAAATMDSSVSPTTVRLQPGQSAHAELRIVHADLFDSSACSPITADTLMVYPPDQTKALTIPLKGKGYIGCSNPNTKILTVRPFQRGER
- the rho gene encoding transcription termination factor Rho, giving the protein MAQSQDLSTMKLTELRETAKKMGLKNVSVLRKADLISTIEGARRDALAAAGADMTGMTAPAASSSSSAATAGSAPVNSASTEPASTEPASTESAKAGSASAGSAAAGSSAADSANTNPANAANLANATDSARAATFSSGADDDFRQSRHSNDFNGREESSVNRSDRSDRADYGNHGDRTERGERAEHTDRAARFDYSDRDRSEYSGNRSSSHRPGRRVNVRRARKGEETIPRVRVSRFGDEPQKPEGDLLDTLGIKLPIPDEQDSRSDRSSHDLDTAPRRRRNRNDDRSQDDQGDGSDRLARLNADLDNLLAAIPDRSGAEGTVRNAGLSRDDETDFGRRPHESRSYSDHDLRLDRSSDRGDRNDRNARGGRDDRGDRNERNDHSDRSERTDRGDRTDRSDRYNRSDRMDRSSDRVDRMDRPDHDQPLNRRNRKNRNHEAEDQQPEFLVPVAGIVDILDSYAFVRTSGYLPGPSDVYVSMGQVKKYGLRKGDAVRGTIKPQREGDKPNKRQKFVPLQTIESVNGMGIEESLARPQFSKLTPLYPQERMRMETTQNKLTGRVMDLFSPIGKGQRGLIVSPPKAGKTITLQEIANAIATNNPEVHLMVVLVDERPEEVTDMQRTVKGEVISSTFDRPATDHTTVAELAIERAKRLVELGQDVVVLLDSMTRLARAYNIAQPASGRILSGGVDAQALYPPKKFFGAARNIENGGSLTIISSALVETGSKMDEVIFEEFKGTGNMELRLSRDLAEKRMFPAIDINASGTRREDLITPPAELAIIYRLRRALGGLEPEAAYQQIVTRLKQTKSNQDFLALMGRGSSAA